Proteins encoded by one window of Lathyrus oleraceus cultivar Zhongwan6 chromosome 1, CAAS_Psat_ZW6_1.0, whole genome shotgun sequence:
- the LOC127085815 gene encoding zinc finger transcription factor YY1, which produces METHFNHTLFERRPFLKSKAPAVKWVKQWVPQDVVATGGKCMLLKWVTEDAVKALKEKENEPLAPEPEPEPTTEVLFLCSYEGCGKTFIDAGALRKHSHIHGERQFVCHYDGCGKKFLDSSKLKRHFLIHTGERDFVCPHEGCGKAFSLDFNLRSHMKTHSQENYHICPYPDCGKRYAHEYKLKNHITSHHEKSTPTPMEVTKYATPQSEKQTKTAKPSGAAYGSASSDRPYACPYDGCEKAYIHVYKLRLHFRRAHPGHIDENTENANNEMDEASDQDAYGGKQSNGKSQKQSRPKPNVKAPPSKVPQRKGSNPTPPTLNMVKKPWPVKEETYDEDSEETEEDRDNVEDGWRYAGNNEEDDEETEYED; this is translated from the exons ATGGAGACTCACTTCAATCACACTCTCTTCGAGAGACGCCCCTTTCTCAAATCCAAAGCTCCTGCAGTTAAATGGGTGAAACAATG GGTTCCCCAAGATGTTGTTGCAACTGGTGGGAAGTGCATGCTTTTGAAATGGGTAACAG AGGATGCTGTAAAGGCCTTgaaagaaaaggaaaatgaacCTCTAGCGCCTGAGCCAGAACCCGAGCCAACTACTGAAGTACTTTTTCTTTGCAGCTACGAAGGCTGCGGGAAGACATTTATAGATGCGGGTGCTTTGAGGAAGCATTCTCACATCCACGGAGAGAGGCAATTTGTTTGCCATTACGATGGCTGTGGAAAG AAATTTCTGGACAGCTCAAAGTTAAAGAGACATTTCCTTATTCATACAGGGGAGAGGGATTTTGTGTGTCCTCATGAAGGCTGTGGTAAG GCCTTCTCCTTGGATTTTAACCTGAGGTCTCACATGAAGACACATTCACAAGAGAACTATCATATTTGCCCATACCCTGATTGTGGGAAGAGATACGCCCATGAATACAAGCTAAAGAATCACATTACTTCTCATCATGAAAAG AGTACACCAACTCCAATGGAGGTGACAAAGTATGCTACTCCACAATCAGAAAAGCAAACAAAAACAGCTAAACCTTCTGGGGCAGCATACGGCTCGGCATCCTCTGATCGCCCATATGCATGTCCGTATGATGGGTGTGAAAAAGCGTACATACATGTTTACAAGCTTAGACTGCATTTCAGGAGGGCACATCCCGGCCACATTGATGAAAATACCGAAAATGCCAACAATGAAATGGATGAAGCAAGTGATCAAGATGCTTATGGTGGGAAACAGTCCAATGGTAAAAGTCAGAAGCAGAGTCGGCCCAAGCCAAACGTGAAAGCGCCTCCTTCCAAAGTTCCCCAACGAAAAGGGTCTAATCCAACTCCTCCCACTTTAAACATGGTTAAAAAACCTTGGCCTGTGAAAGAAGAAACTTACGATGAGGACAGCGAAGAAACCGAGGAGGATCGGGACAATGTTGAAGATGGTTGGAGATATGCTGGAAACAACGAAGAAGATGATGAGGAAACAGAATATGAAGACTGA
- the LOC127115324 gene encoding uncharacterized protein LOC127115324, translating to MVFYKFIHLSLNVKYQYEHKLLVKQHGIIVVTIHSDTANGKRVKCPFRLRSLSNGSGWKVVVRCELQNHKPSKDLEGHDILGRLKDHERRYVNDMIKYNMSPRYIVATLKDKDPGNLTSVIQVYKARATYSANNIGSLMEMQMLLSLIHR from the exons ATGGTCTTCTACAAATTCAT TCATTTGAGTCTCAATGTGAAGTATCAATATGAGCACAAACTATTGGTAAAACAACATGGTATTATTGTTGTGACTATTCATTCTGATACTGCAAATGGGAAGCGAG TTAAATGTCCTTTTAGGTTGAGATCTCTGTCAAATGGTAGCGGTTGGAAGGTGGTGGTTAGGTGTGAGTTGCAAAATCATAAACCATCTAAGGATTTAGAAGGCCATGACATATTGGGTCGTCTAAAAGATCATGAAAGACGGTATGTGAATGACATGATAAAGTACAATATGAGTCCAAGGTACATAGTTGCTACTTTGAAAGACAAAGATCCAGGAAACCTCACCAGTGTTATACAGGTGTATAAAGCTAGAGCTACATACAGTGCGAACAACATAGGTTCATTGATGGAAATGCAAATGTTGTTGAGTCTTATTCATAGATAA